In Antarcticibacterium arcticum, the genomic stretch TCAAAACTAAACTCCGAGCCCACTCCCTCTTCACTTTCAAGTTGGATTTCAGAACCAAAAAGCAGGAGTAATTTCTTAACAATGGGCAGCCCAAGACCTGTTCCCTGATAATTATAATTGGCAGATTTTAGCTGTGAGAATTCTTCAAAAATAATTTGCTGTTTATTCTGCGGAATACCTAAACCATCATCCTTAATTTTAAATAATATCGAGGCATACTCTTTATCTGCATTTCGCATCTCAGCATTGATCCAGATATTACCCCGTTCGGTAAATTTCATCGCATTGCCTACAAGATTCATAAGGACCTGTGATAATCTCACAGGATCGCCTATAAGATTAAAAGGAATTGCCGGATCAATATTCAGGTGAATGTTATTTTTATTCTGAAGCCTTGTGAACTCAAAAGATTTCACAATACTTTTAAGTAGTTCTTTCAGGTTAAGCGGAAGGTTTTCCAGTTTCACGAGATTGGACTCCATTTTATTCATTTGCAACACATCATTGATGAGGGCAAGTAAATAATCGGCAGAAAATTTGAGGGATTTAAGATCGGTTTCGTGATTCTTTAAGGATTTATCCTCCAGCAGAATAGAAGTTAATCCAATTACACCATATAAAGGAGTACGCAATTCATGGCTTATAGTGGAGAAGAATTTAGTTTTTAACAGGGAAAGTCTTTCTGCCTCTTCTTTTGCCTGTATAAGTTGTTCATTTTTATTGCTTAATTCTTTTATAAGTTTTCTTCGTGATATCATGATCCTCACCAAAGCCAAAAGAATGATAAACAGTACTATGGAAGAAATTACCATTATAAGCATCTTTTCCCTTGATTTTTCGATCACCTCATCTTTAAAGAGCTGTTCATTACGTGCTATTTCAAGGTTCTTTTGATATTCACTTACATCAAACTTTATATTGGTAGCCTCTATTTGCCTTATCCTTTCCTGTTCAAAGATCTGCGAATTATAATCCTGAAATTTTTCCAGGGCAAGAAAAGCTTCTTCAAAATTTCCTTCAGAATATAAAAGTTTGGAATATTCGTCATAAACCACAGATGCCTGCAGGATCAAAGAATCTTCTTCTACCAGTTGTATTGCTTCTTCAAAATAAGGCTTCGCTTTAGCAGGTTCATTAATTCCTACATAATATCTTCCTGTAAGAGTGGCTAGTTGAGACCTGCTTAAATTGTCATTTCTGTCTCCAAACAGTTCCCAGGCCCTTTCCAGATAAGGCCATGCCTTTTTATATTGCCGGTTATCCAGATAGGTCCAGGCAATATTCACTACAGGCGTAAAAATATTCTCTGTTTTCCCTAACCTGGTAGCAA encodes the following:
- a CDS encoding tetratricopeptide repeat-containing hybrid sensor histidine kinase/response regulator; its protein translation is MKKNYFLFLFFLLTTALFHAQQVNNADTYLDSLYTSSSSHHKNYKYKEAIESALLLIEESGKAKNDYYRYQGHKILGGSYNDLNDTLRAKRNYEDALASAQRTEIDTLILGAYNNLGNIYSEDTNTTQIGIDYYNLVINLATRLGKTENIFTPVVNIAWTYLDNRQYKKAWPYLERAWELFGDRNDNLSRSQLATLTGRYYVGINEPAKAKPYFEEAIQLVEEDSLILQASVVYDEYSKLLYSEGNFEEAFLALEKFQDYNSQIFEQERIRQIEATNIKFDVSEYQKNLEIARNEQLFKDEVIEKSREKMLIMVISSIVLFIILLALVRIMISRRKLIKELSNKNEQLIQAKEEAERLSLLKTKFFSTISHELRTPLYGVIGLTSILLEDKSLKNHETDLKSLKFSADYLLALINDVLQMNKMESNLVKLENLPLNLKELLKSIVKSFEFTRLQNKNNIHLNIDPAIPFNLIGDPVRLSQVLMNLVGNAMKFTERGNIWINAEMRNADKEYASILFKIKDDGLGIPQNKQQIIFEEFSQLKSANYNYQGTGLGLPIVKKLLLLFGSEIQLESEEGVGSEFSFEIEFKKDLNVQEELVQDIMNIETSFTIAEGLEKNILIVDDNRINQVVTKRILEQKGFKCDICDNGTIAIEKVKSIPFDLVLMDVNMPGISGLEATRLIREFNSSIPIVALTAVEIEEIRDEIIQAGMNDIIVKPYDTSVFYQVIYRNIPADLVST